The Streptococcus mitis genome has a segment encoding these proteins:
- the atpA gene encoding F0F1 ATP synthase subunit alpha: MAINAQEISALIKQQIENFKPNFDVTETGVVTYIGDGIARAHGLENAMSGELLIFENGSYGMAQNLESTDVGIIILGDFTDIREGDTIRRTGKIMEVPVGESLIGRVVDPLGRPVDGLGEIHTDKTRPVEAPAPGVMQRKSVSEPLQTGLKAIDALVPIGRGQRELIIGDRQTGKTTIAIDTILNQKGQDMICIYVAIGQKESTVRTQVETLRQYGALDYTIVVTASASQPSPLLFLAPYAGVAMAEEFMYQGKHVLIVYDDLSKQAVAYRELSLLLRRPPGREAFPGDVFYLHSRLLERSAKVSDELGGGSITALPFIETQAGDISAYIATNVISITDGQIFLGDGLFNAGIRPAIDAGSSVSRVGGSAQIKAMKKVAGTLRIDLASYRELEAFTKFGSDLDAATQAKLNRGRRTVEVLKQPVHKPLPVEKQVTILYALTHGFLDTVPVDEIVRFEEEFHAFFDAQHPEILETIRDTKDLPEEAVLDAAITEFLNQTSFQ, encoded by the coding sequence TTGAAAATTTCAAACCCAATTTTGATGTGACTGAAACAGGTGTTGTAACCTATATCGGGGACGGTATCGCGCGTGCTCACGGCCTTGAAAATGCCATGAGTGGAGAGTTATTGATTTTTGAAAACGGCTCTTATGGGATGGCTCAGAACTTGGAGTCAACAGACGTCGGTATTATCATCCTAGGTGATTTTACAGATATCCGTGAAGGCGATACAATCCGCCGTACAGGTAAAATCATGGAAGTCCCAGTAGGTGAAAGTCTGATTGGTCGTGTTGTGGATCCGCTTGGTCGTCCAGTTGACGGTCTTGGAGAAATCCACACTGATAAAACTCGTCCAGTAGAAGCGCCAGCTCCTGGTGTTATGCAACGTAAGTCTGTATCAGAACCATTGCAAACTGGTTTGAAAGCTATTGACGCCCTTGTACCGATTGGTCGTGGTCAACGTGAGTTGATTATCGGTGACCGTCAGACAGGGAAAACAACCATTGCGATTGATACAATCTTGAACCAAAAAGGTCAAGATATGATTTGTATCTATGTTGCGATTGGACAAAAAGAATCAACAGTTCGTACGCAAGTAGAAACACTACGTCAGTACGGTGCCTTGGATTACACAATCGTTGTGACAGCCTCTGCTTCACAACCATCTCCATTGCTCTTCCTAGCTCCTTATGCTGGGGTTGCCATGGCGGAAGAATTTATGTACCAAGGTAAGCATGTTTTGATCGTTTATGATGATCTTTCAAAACAAGCGGTAGCTTATCGTGAACTGTCTCTCTTGCTTCGTCGTCCTCCAGGTCGTGAAGCTTTCCCAGGGGATGTTTTCTACCTTCACAGCCGTTTGCTTGAGCGCTCAGCTAAAGTTTCTGATGAACTTGGTGGTGGATCTATTACAGCCCTACCGTTTATCGAGACACAAGCAGGAGATATCTCTGCCTATATCGCAACCAACGTGATTTCTATCACTGACGGACAAATTTTCCTTGGCGATGGTCTCTTCAATGCGGGTATTCGTCCAGCCATCGATGCGGGTTCATCTGTATCACGTGTAGGTGGTTCTGCACAAATTAAAGCCATGAAAAAGGTTGCTGGTACACTTCGTATCGACCTTGCCTCATACCGTGAGTTGGAAGCCTTCACTAAGTTTGGTTCTGACTTGGACGCAGCAACACAGGCTAAGTTGAACCGTGGACGTCGTACAGTTGAAGTCTTGAAACAACCTGTTCACAAACCATTACCTGTTGAGAAACAAGTAACCATTCTCTATGCTTTGACACATGGTTTCCTGGATACTGTTCCTGTAGATGAAATTGTTCGTTTCGAGGAAGAGTTCCATGCTTTCTTTGATGCTCAACATCCAGAGATTTTGGAAACCATTCGTGATACAAAAGACTTGCCAGAAGAAGCAGTCTTGGATGCTGCGATTACAGAGTTTCTCAATCAAACCAGCTTCCAATAA